A genomic region of Caenorhabditis elegans chromosome V contains the following coding sequences:
- the F26D2.16 gene encoding uncharacterized protein (Confirmed by transcript evidence) → MRPIQCAVFLCLALAVACQERSLLRHPDYIQDQIYRFLDRLLGAIQSRDASAIELLMEHDERQLYFYERCVYNRWTLKGLSKEEIIDVLVKIPAGTTVGFEVKSIKHEYSTRWWIYCLVDLSVTGFQRDPDVTFEIRFNTFGTSVQLVHAKELNCSQRRALSSFSQPDRKEDVKKFLNQLLKAIQLRHAGKILRAVLHTNRYRSCERIFSREEVIDAIVKTPADRIVNFVVTSTTDKGVDQWVNITVTGLTSKPVDITLEFVVFKAGDDPMLIHATQINCPKRGLMSFRHSAWDKEATDDFVNRMLKAIRSRARAPVDRLLSYKFSYKGCGRMVSKEEVIEHIINLPLRKNVELDVKSISDSPSFYLIRMRITGLLSKPFEISFKVEKEGIDLLISDVEQLGCSYEGYTTPQALFLE, encoded by the exons ATGCGGCCAATCCAGTGTGCTGTCTTTTTGTGTCTTGCCTTGGCAGTGGCATGTCAAGAAAGATCTTTGTTACGTCATCCGGATTATATTCAGGACCAGATCTACAGATTCCTAGACAGGCTGTTGGGAGCAATTCAATCAAGAGATGCATCTGCTATTGAACTTTTAATGGAACATGATGAGAGGCAGTTATACTTTTACGAGAGATGTGTTTATAACCGATGGACATTGAAAGGACTCTCAAAGG AAGAAATAATTGATGTGCTCGTCAAGATACCAGCAGGCACGACTGTTGGCTTTGAAGTTAAATCCATAAAACACGAGTATTCAACCAGATGGTGGATCTATTGCTTGGTTGATTTAAGTGTGACCGGATTCCAACGTGACCCTGATGTTACTTTCGAAATAAGGTTCAACACTTTTGGGACTAGCGTGCAACTAGTTCATGCAAAAGAATTGAACTGTTCTCAAAGAAGAGCACTCTCCTCGTTCAGTCAGCCTGATCGGAAAGAGGACgtcaaaaaattcctgaaCCAACTATTGAAAGCAATTCAATTAAGGCATGCTGGGAAGATTCTAAGAGCGGTTCTTCACACGAATCGCTACAGATCGTGTGAACGGATTTTTTCACGGG AGGAAGTGATTGATGCGATCGTCAAGACACCAGCAGACAGGATTGTTAACTTTGTAGTCACATCTACTACAGATAAAGGAGTTGATCAATGGGTCAACATTACTGTCACCGGACTGACCTCTAAGCCTGTCGATATTACATTGGAGTTTGTTGTATTTAAAGCTGGGGATGACCCGATGCTTATCCACGCAACACAGATCAACTGTCCAAAAAGAGGTCTCATGTCATTCCGCCATTCGGCTTGGGATAAGGAAGCAACCGATGATTTCGTGAACAGGATGTTAAAAGCAATTCGATCAAGGGCTAGAGCTCCAGTAGACAGACTTTTGAGCTACAAATTTTCATACAAAGGATGCGGAAGGATGGTTTCTAAAG aagaagttATCGAACATATCATTAACTTGCCgttaagaaaaaatgttgaattggATGTCAAGTCTATTTCCGATTCGccaagtttttatttgatcAGAATGAGAATTACCGGACTTCTCTCGAAAC
- the srw-48 gene encoding G-protein coupled receptors family 1 profile domain-containing protein (Partially confirmed by transcript evidence) — MSNINSSDNVLYEYVNFDDFDVESKRFWISILIFVRKLCSCLEYARFVIAFFGLFGSIFHLTVLTQKPIRNSSVTIFLIGIATCDLVRMFETIFSLGKMYYKQLLFLHISQTCVPPLSYIDMTIFVVLNALDMISVDLSVWFAVGMTTFRALIMRYPFQPRINSLVTSKAGVYAVIPTSLLTLLFLAFYHHRLTLHPISIWQPSPDCLDFPSNYTQIEYYWLATDFSGNLSNGIIEVLINVEGILFKFIPSIILLAVTLLLVFELRKLKIVKLTTKNKRDTKRTSKLVLFVTFTFIIAIIPQGVLYTIMLSVQEGTIIRSIVDKLSVTYSFLSVLNGTVHPLIIYFMTSEYRTAAKQICFFWKKQTNSTSSVNII, encoded by the exons aTGTCGAACATCAACTCTTCAGACAACGTGTTATATGAATATgtaaattttgatgatttcgatGTAGAATCAAAGCGATTTTGGATTTCAATCTTGATTTTTGTCAG GAAACTTTGTTCGTGTCTCGAATATGCACGTTTCGTGATTGCTTTCTTTGGATTGTTTGGaagtatttttcatttaacagTTCTCACTCAAAAACCAATAAGAAACTCTTCAGTTACTATATTTCTAATTGGAATTGCAACTTGTGACCTCGTTCGAatgtttgaaacaattttctcactAGGAAAAATGTACTATAAACAGCTGTTATTCCTCCATATTTCGCAAACttg tgtGCCTCCACTCTCATATATAGATATGaccatttttgtagttttgaatGCATTAGATATGATTTCCGTGGACCTGTCAGTTTGGTTTGCAGTTGGTATGACCACATTTCGTGCTTTAATCATGCGTTACCCATTTCAGCCACG AATCAACTCACTCGTTACATCAAAAGCTGGTGTGTATGCAGTAATTCCTACGTCCCTGCtgacattattatttttggcattttatcaTCATAGACTCACTCTTCACCCAATATCCATTTGGCAGCCTTCCCCCGATTGTTTAGATTTTCCATCAAACTATACACAAATTGAGTACTATTGGCTGGCGACTGATTTCTCAGGAAACTTGAGCAATGGAATAATTGAAGTACTGATAAATGTAGAGGgaatattattcaaatttattccaTCTATTATTCTTTTGGCTGTAACTTTGCTTCTGGTTTTTGAgctcagaaaattgaaaattgtaaaactgacaacaaaaaacaagagGGACACAAAAAGAACATCAAAGTTAGTATTATTTGTAACTTTCACATTCATTATTGCAATCATTCCACAAGGAGTTTTATATACTATTATGCTCAGTGTGCAAGAAGGAACTATTATCAG GTCTATTGTTGATAAATTATCAGTTACGTATTCATTTTTATCAGTGCTTAATGGTACCGTTCATCCCTTGATTATTTACTTCATGACATCTGAATACCGTACCGCGGCTAAACAAATCTGCTTCTTTTGGAAAAAGCAGACGAATTCAACGTCGAGTGTCAATATCATTTAG
- the srw-29 gene encoding G-protein coupled receptors family 1 profile domain-containing protein (Predicted) produces MNTTYIEMFPGFSIESIRLFCAIGNFMGDFSYYIDHVHFVVPILGAFLGLIHLTVLTRKCMRTLGINIFLIGIAIADMIRSISINFTPFFYLRYLSNEVLCLYPNSTLSYNISASSVKISEALSIWFGVAIAVIRSLVMRYPVNNRINRLTQVEYSLKIIITITMFAFPIWALYYTKLCSAKVPGWMPFTNCHRFSENSTKISIDFQINRLFGSTLIYEIDLLIEGVLLELIPSIILPITTIGLVKDLKEAQKNSMSIKSSTKSHDTLRSIKLVTFMTISFLFTTTPHGLMYVIGMFNTDKPGLVMIILKFARLFTFLTTLNGIAHILICYLMSTQYRNTANEVFGEGRKIFKPTSLVHPT; encoded by the exons ATGAATACTACTTACATTGAAATGTTCCCCGGATTCAGCATAGAATCGATACGCTTATTTTGTGCTATTGGAAACTTTATGGGAGATTTCAGTTATTACATTGATCATGTTCATTTTGTTGTACCAATCCTTGGTGCGTTTCTAGGGCTTATACATTTAACAGTACTCACTAGGAAATGTATGAGAACCCTTGGCATTAATATATTTCTTATTGGAATTGCTATCGCTGACATGATCCGGTCGATCAGTATTAATTTCACCCCATTCTTCTATTTACGTTATTTGAGCAACGAAGTTTTATG CTTATATCCAAACTCAACGTTATCCTATAATATTTCGGCATCATcggtaaaaatttcagaggcACTGTCAATTTGGTTTGGCGTTGCCATCGCTGTCATTAGAAGTCTTGTGATGAGATACCCAGTGAATAACAG AATCAACCGTCTAACTCAAGTCGAGTAtagcttaaaaattattataacaATTACAATGTTTGCATTTCCGATATGGGCACTTTACTATACCAAGTTGTGTTCTGCAAAGGTTCCCGGATGGATGCCATTCACTAACTGTCATCGCTTTTCCGAGAACTCAACCAAAATTAgcattgattttcaaataaataggTTGTTCGGAAGCACTTTGATCTACGAAATTGATCTTCTTATCGAGGGAGTTCTACTAGAACTGATCCCATCGATTATTCTCCCAATCACTACAATTGGATTGGTCAAGGATTTAAAGGAAGCACAGAAGAACTCAATGTCAATTAAATCCTCAACAAAAAGCCATGATACTCTACGTTCTATAAAATTAGTGACTTTCATGACAATATCATTTCTTTTCACAACTACACCACATGGACTTATGTACGTTATTGGAATGTTCAATACCGATAAACCTGGTCTAGT tatgataatcttgaaatttgcgagacttttcacttttctgaCAACTCTCAATGGCATCGCTCATATTTTAATATGTTATTTAATGTCAACACAATATCGGAATACTGCCAATGAAGTTTTTGGTGAGGGCAGGAAGATTTTTAAGCCAACATCACTTGTACATCCAACTTAA
- the F26D2.10 gene encoding BRCT domain-containing protein (Confirmed by transcript evidence): protein MNGGYFLFIFAVLLRNPLPNAAETPPANLQLISEKFRILSRVTNAIYLQAGAIKNEINARELISELLHMPSNQLNTVVNVNVEVASSELRRMHQEYTKLIHFFENRTQSSFNDDVNAIFNNIIFILYFSRKSSLLSEVSSISTKNLLNETKSIAKDRLFNSSCSLLTGLDEFVALFDDDQLTPNSEKIAQIINEFHRQASLMTECISGLKKLDEDIDALSNWKNVEAYNKLWYVKDSIILFETFREPLSSWNESLLKILSAFQTAKPLWNSRSSLGQSKIFEAMAQLNKSIVEAEDHNISSINQDLKYTAGFKNFGDFSKIAGDLKSAWFKKFLAKGSDTRALSSALQTFQNVSEKMDALDSSWSTLMRLSEKKMHPIGLKANFVADVATIGLNLSELERVIHESGKHIESCMKPLVRTTPNSFGNQIVNYETFFFPAHSIMTRLSNVKDIIKELNTTLNFMTGSNEQLRDRFHNRNRAVYSVLDQLQVNASNSIIVKRILRRKYKGIVVNSYEFLSTIKSIAKIASELQVVQKTAENITVSDGNILGDLISNLSLVETSKCFSQYYKTMPTLESTVSKLKSLRMFPDGETISTMLEYLDLLGKVQSNLTLVEKEIKSSTSHVNSTNNPVLLLKTPQALIKNIGTSTRVLEDLENVRQHRQFLYSIRNFTADVKKVIVGENLIEWIDPEKKLRELLEEADQLNGFAGSLRNGSLTEMARVFDEAAKIKGIGGDPKSMANVSINLLQASGTDQLAASKVFRKIRELNLDFAKHEASLKSASVTVISLIAYYDEIFGNSKSKILTIEKHIDNSFPWIYILLICIGSILLIGLFCVVAYGFTKNGRAKYTNLYLYYFGKPLDYERRWRYSLFLDNQDGKNTLLDAVREINKTNVMKAVKLGSYITAYNKFGNTALHAATKSALPEIVKILIEHGADLTLLNTLNKTPEQMIPLDSPDNSKDKIEKLEKIRKLYNKANGKKYKKCVPQKFPATSFHIWMDEITDNKITNDFMEKFQAITSDEAAPNTTHVIVKTDENGVLDTDNLDLLFWMFNGAIIVKEKWMIDCLNDEKLIEQDSKYLVDSVKYKGSTFKTVLQWSEAMAKGAIPYLYGVYTAIVMKECKNLLTLNTLVAAHGGVVMDTFPGKELFNVGSRPYHHANLGPLFLIHDGTINLNVYQSDPDKMYTLFTEAEFIKFMLERNIVRDICETPINVLKDLK from the exons ATGAATGGtggttattttttattcatattcGCCGTTCTCCTACGGAATCCGTTGCCAAACGCAGCTGAAACTC cacctGCTAACCTCCAATTGATCAGTGAAAAGTTTCGGATTCTGTCACGAGTGACCAATGCGATTTACCTTCAAGCGGGTGCAATCAAGAATGAAATCAATGCTCGTGAGCTGATATCAGAACTTCTTCATATGCCTAGCAATCAGTTGAACACGGTTGTCAATGTGAATGTGGAAGTGGCAAGTTCAGAGTTGAGAAGAATGCATCAAGAGTACACAAAGttaattcacttttttgaaaatcgtacACAGTCTTCGTTTAATGACGATGtgaatgcaattttcaataatatcaTATTCATCTTGTATTTCTCTCGGAAATCGTCTCTTTTGTCCGAAGTATCCAGtatctcaacaaaaaatctactaAATGAGACCAAATCTATTGCGAAGGATAGATTGTTCAACTCCAGCTGTTCGCTGTTAACTGGGTTAGATGAGTTTGTTGCTCTCTTTGATGACGACCAATTAActccaaattctgaaaagattGCTCAGATCATCAATGAATTCCATAGACAGGCAAGTTTAATGACCGAATGCATCAGTGGCTTAAAAAAGTTGGATGAAGATATTGATGCATTGTCTAATTGGAAGAATGTAGAAGCCTACAACAAATTGTGGTATGTAAAGGACAGTATCattctttttgaaacattccGAGAACCCTTGTCATCATGGAATGAAagccttttgaaaattctatcCGCTTTTCAAACGGCAAAACCACTTTGGAATAGCCGAAGCTCTCTTGGTCAGAGtaagatttttgaagcaatgGCTCAACTCAATAAATCTATTGTGGAAGCAGAAGATCATAATATTTCGTCAATCAATCAAGATTTGAAGTACACTGCTGgattcaaaaactttggcgATTTCTCAAAGATTGCTGGTGATTTGAAGAGTGCCTGGTTCAAGAAGTTTCTTGCAAAGGGCTCAGACACGCGTGCACTTAGTAGTGctcttcaaacatttcaaaatgtttcggaaaaaatggaTGCTTTGGATTCGTCGTGGAGTACTTTAATGCGTCTATCCGAGAAGAAAATGCACCCTATTGGATTAAAAGCAAACTTTGTTGCAGATGTTGCGACAATTGGATTAAATTTATCGGAATTAGAGAGAGTCATTCACGAGTCTGGAAAACACATCGAAAGTTGCATGAAACCGTTAGTAAGAACAACTCCAAACTCATTTGGAAATCAGATTGTGAATTacgagacatttttttttcctgcaCATAGTATCATGACAAGACTTTCAAACGTCAAGGATATTATTAAAGAGCTCAACACCACATTGAATTTTATGACTGGTTCGAATGAACAATTACGAGATCGTTTCCATAATCGAAATCGCGCTGTTTATTCAGTACTTGATCAGCTTCAAGTCAACGCTTCGAATTCCATAATAGTGAAACGTATACTAAGGAGGAAATATAAAGGGATTGTTGTTAATTCCTACGAATTCTTGTCCACGATCAAAAGCATTGCTAAAATTGCATCGGAACTTCAAGTCGTTCAAAAAACTGCTGAGAATATTACTGTCAGCGATGGAAACATATTGGGCGATCTTATATCGAACCTCAGCCTGGTGGAAACTTCCAAATGTTTCAG ccagtaTTACAAGACCATGCCAACACTGGAGTCGACAGTTTCTAAACTGAAAAGTCTACGAATGTTTCCTGACGGAGAAACTATATCGACAATGCTTGAGTACCTGGATTTACTGGGAAAG GTGCAAAGTAATCTAACTCTCGTGGAAAAGGAAATCAAATCGAGCACTTCTCACGTAAATTCCACCAATAATCCAGttcttttgttgaaaactccTCAAGCACTGATTAAAAACATTGGAACGAGTACTCGCGTACTGGAGGATCTGGAGAATGTACGACAACATCGTCAGTTTCTTTATTCGATTCGAAACTTCACTGCTGATGTGAAGAAAGTGATTGTCGGAGAGAATTTGATAGAGTGGATTGATCCGGAAAAGAAATTGAGAGAGTTGCTGGAAGAAGCTGATCAACTGAACGGATTTGCTGGGAGTTTGAGAAATGGAAGTTTAACGGAAATGGCAAGAGTGTTTGATGAAGCGGCAAAAATAAAGGGCATTGGTGGAGACCCCAAGTCTATGGCTAATGTGTCAA ttaatctCCTACAAGCGAGTGGCACCGATCAGTTGGCTGCTTCAAAAGTATTCCGGAAAATTCGAGAGCTCAACTTGGATTTTGCGAAACATGAAGCCTCTTTGAAGAGTGCAAGTGTTACAGTTATCTCATTGATTGCATATTACgatgaaatatttggaaactCTAAATCCAAAATTCTAACAATCGAGAAACACATCGATAACTCATTTCCTTGGATCTATATTCTCTTGATTTGCATTGGGTCGATTTTATTGATTGGATTGTTTTGTGTTGTTGCATATGGATTTACGAAAAACGGAAGAGCAAAGTACACGAATCTATATCTGTACTATTTTGGAAAGCCGCTGGATTATGAACGAAGATGGAGATATTCG TTGTTCCTTGACAATCAGGATGGAAAGAACACATTGCTGGATGCAGTTCGGGAGATTAACAAGACAAATGTTATGAAAGCTGTCAAGTTGGGATCTTATATAACTGCCTATAACA agTTTGGAAATACAGCTCTGCACGCTGCCACAAAATCAGCTTTACCTGAGATTGTTAAGATTCTCATCGAACACGGAGCAGATCTCACATTGCTCAATACATTGAACAAAACTCCAGAACAGATGATTCCTCTTGATTCTCCAGACAATTCAAAGGATAAAATTGAGAAGCTCGAGAAGATCCGCAAATTGTACAATAAGGCAAATgggaaaaagtacaaaaagt gtGTTCCacagaaatttccagcaacTTCATTTCATATTTGGATGGACGAAATAACTGACAACAAAATCACCAACGATTTTATGGAGAAGTTTCAGGCAATT ACATCCGATGAAGCAGCACCAAACACAACCCATGTTATTGTTAAGACGGATGAGAATGGCGTTCTGGACACTGACAATCTTGACCTTCTGTTTTGGATGTTCAATGGAGCGATAATTgtcaaagaaaaatggatgatCGATTGCCTGAACGATGAGAAGCTTATTGAGCAAGATTCGAAGTATTTGGTCGACAGTGTCAAATACAAAGGATCCACTTTTAAGACTGTTCTTCAGTGGAGTGAAGCCATGGCAAAGGGAGCTATTCCATATCTGTATGGGGTATATACAGCAATTGTCATGAAGGAATGCAAGAATC TATTGACATTGAATACTCTTGTGGCAGCTCATGGTGGTGTTGTGATGGATACCTTCCCAGGAAAGGAGCTCTTCAACGTTGGATCTCGCCCGTATCACCATGCAAATCTCGGGCCGCTGTTTTTGATCCACGATGGAACG ATCAATTTGAATGTCTACCAATCGGATCCTGACAAGATGTACACATTGTTCACGGAAGCGGAGTTTATCAAGTTTATGCTAGAAAGAAATATTGTTCGAGATATTTGTGAAACTCCCATTAATGTATTGAAAGATTTGAAATGA